ATTTGGAACACATGGATAGGGGGGTACAAAATCTCTTGGGATCTGGGCtatttaaagtcatttttgtttGGGTTATCCTTCTGCTGGGTATAGGAAACTGGCTACAAATACATCCATCTCACAGCGCTCACCATTTCAACGGCTCCTGCGTCATGGAatatggtactttttaaaaataggcgaCCCTTGGTGTcatggaaaaaaagaggaaaatgggggtatcaggggagggagggagtgcaGGAGTGAAAGGACAGGGACAGACTAAGGTTACGACATGGCTTCCAATACTCTGCGGTATAAAGCAGACAGCCAGCGGGCCTGGCCTTCCCCGCCCCACTGCCACCAGGCTGCCTGGATCTCCCTTCACAAATCTGTTTCCCGGCTGGTATCCAGGCAGAGGGCATACAGGGACCTCCGCAAGTCCACGTTGCTCTTGGCCTTGAGGTTACACTTCTCTAGGGGACAGCTGCCCCTTCGGGCACTGTCTGCATTGTCCAGGGAGCCACCAGTCTTGCAGAAGGAACCCTTGTTCCAGCTGGCCTTCCGCTGGCCTCCTCTGTCCAGCCCGGTGCCCTGGCTCTGACTGCCTTGCTCTTCCTTAAGGGCTGCCTGCTCCTCGTGGTCCGTCTCGCGGTGGTAGAAGTAGTTGAAGTTGGAGACGATGACGGGCACAGGCAGGGCAATGGTGAGGACCCCAGCGATGGCACACAGCGAGCCCACGATCTTGCCCCCCACAGTGATGGGCCTCATGTCACCATAGCCCACAGTGGTCATGGTGACTACCGCCCACCAGAAGGCATCCGGGATGCTGGAGAAGTGGGTCCCCTGGTTGTCAGCCTCTGCGAAGTAGACGGCACTGGAGAAGAGGATGACCCcgatgaagaggaagaagatgagcagccccaGCTCCCTCATGGAGGCCTGCAAGGTCTTGCCCAGGATCTGCAGCCCCTTGGAGTGGCGGGAGAGCTTGAAGATGCGGAACACCCGGACCAGGCGGATCACTCTGAGGATGGCCAGGGACATGGCCTGCTGCCCGTTCtggccgccccctcccccgccacctgGCTGCTGCTCTGCCAGCTCGGTGCCCAGGGTGATGAAGTAGGGGAAGATGGCCACGACATCGATGATGTTCATGATGTTCCGCGAGAACTCCGCCTTGCTGGGGCAGGCGAAGAAGCGCACGAGCAGCTCGAAGGTGAACCAGATGACGCACGTGGTCTCCACGATGAAGAAAGGGTCCGCCAGGGTCCTAGGTAGCAGCGGTGCCACAGTCGGACCCGAGGGGGGTGCCATGCCCCCGCTGCCATTGGCCCCCGGGGCGGGCGCTGGAGGCCGGGGCGGTGCGGGCGGGTGGCGGAGCAGCTCCCGTTCGTCCCTGAACTCGGGCAGGGTCTCCAGGCAGAAGGTGatgatggagatgaggatgaCCAAGACCGAAACAATGGCGATGGCTCGCGCCGACCCCGAGCTTTCCGGGTACTCGAAGATAAGCCACACCTGGCGCTGGAACTCGTTGCGGGGCAAGGGTTTCTCCTCCTCTTTGATGAAGCCCTCGTCCTCCCGGAAGCGCTCCATGGCCTCGTCCCCCAGCTGGTAGAAGCGGATCTCGTCCGCGAACACGTCCAGGGAGACGTTGACCGGCCTCCGCAGGCGGCCCCCGGACTGGTAGTAGTAGAGGATGCCGTCGAAGCTGGGCCGGTTGCGGTCGAAGAAGTACTCGTTCCTCAGGGGGTCGAAGTAGCGTAGGCGCTTGGCGGGGTCCCCCAGGAGGGTGTTGGGGAACTGCGCCAGGGTGCCCAGCTGCGTCTCGAAGCGCAGCCCGGAGATGTTGATGAGTACGCGCTGGTGGTGAAGGGACGCCGCGCCCAGCGCCTGGTCCTCCGCCATGCTCAGGCCCgggtctccctcctcctcctcggcctcGGGAGGCGGCCGTCTAGGCTGCGGCTCCTCCGGCAGCGGCAGCGGAGGCAAAGGCCGCCCTCCCGGCTCCGCGCCCCTCTGCGAGCCGCGCCCCGTTGGCGCCGGCTCTTTGGGCCCATCGTTAAGCCCAGCCGTCGGGGGACACTGGAGCTCTCCCCCTGTGGCCTGGCCGCAGCCTGCCCGGGCCTCACCTCCTCCTCTGACGGTCATGGCACCGCCGTTCTCCAGGGGCACCAAGGCGAGCTCCATGGCGCAGGGGCAGGGGGCATGCTGCGCCCGGCGCCCGGCTCCCGCGCCTGGCTCCCGCGCCGCCGGCGCCTAGCGCGGGCTCCGCTACGGTGGACGGCCGGCCGCTGTGGGGCGGGCGGGGGCTGCCGGCGCGATCCTCTCGCTGGGTCCTGACGTCAGGAAGCCgctgccctgctccctgcctctctctgttcTGGCAGCCTGTTACCAAGCAGCCGAAAAGCCGCCTTCCCGCAGACGCAGCCTTCAGCCGCCCCTCTGGCTGCGCGCGGGCCCCCACCCTCGGCGCTCCCGCCGCCCTCCTCGCTTCCTTCCCCAGCGGGGTGTCTCCCCGAGGGCGCAGCTGGGGCCCgcgagggaagggaggggaccgGGAAGGGCGCAGCCgcggagggagggaagggggaggtagGAGGAACAGGTTGTACCGAGAGCTCTGAAACTCCCAGGGCAACGAGATGAGAATAGCTCTGCATTTCGGTCCACCTGGGAACCTGCTGGAAGCCGGTGGACTCCAGGGGAAATGAGCTGCCTGGGGTTGAAGGATGAGGCTTTGAGCTGAGTGGGAGGATGACAGACGGGAGACAACAGTCCTTTTACTTTGGAGAAATAACGGTATCTCTTTGTGAAGAATAAAGACTGGAGGGGGCCTGGAGGAGCTATGGACCTGGAAATGCATATATGGGGAGGAGCGTCGCCCTTCCCATCTTCCTACAGACCCGCGGAAAGGTACCGGCTGAAACCTCGCAgcgccccctgcccccgccctggGAAAAGCCGGCACACACCCAGCCGAGCgaggcaggcaggctgggcaggaggggagctGTGCGGACACACAGCCCCTCCGCCCTCTGCATCAAATCCCCTTTGCAAAAAGCATAAcggagaggggagagggatgaAAGACATCCTGGTAGAGCTGATGCTGCCTGGGGAACCTTAGCCTAGCAACTGCTCCAAGGTCTGTGAAGGGGCGGGGTGTGGCAACGTGCTCTATGAGAGGAGCCAGGGAAGCTGTCCCATCTCCAAGGCTGCAGAATTCCCAGAGTAGAATAACACCCAATACTGTGTACCAGCCCGTGCTCAGCACTTGACAAACGTTGACTCTATGTATTCCTACAGCAACCTATTTAACCGATTTTCTAAGTACTATTATCACACTCacttataaatgaataaacagaggcacagagagatggcctgacttgcccaagctcacacaggtAGAAAGTAGTGAGGCTGAGATCCAAACCCGAGTGATCAGCCATCCGGACCTTGCCCCTGACTCCACTCCTCTGCAGAAACACAGAACCTCTTTCCTGACACAGGCTCGCCCTCACCCCGACGCCTGGCCTGAGAGTTTGAGTGCTCTACGTAACATACAAGTCCTGCTGGGGCAGACActtcccctgccccttcccctgcccctgtccctgagGAGTTTGAGTGGGTATTGATAACAAGGGAAGTGTCTCTCAGGTGTGTCTGGCAGTGCCAGACACAGTCTCCAGATGTTTCTTGGTTTTAAATGACCATGAAATTGCTGTGTTTTTGAATGTCTAATTGCATTGTCTATTTTTGTTCCTGTATATTGTTTGAGAGTTATGTGTGTGATGTTAGGGCCGCTTGTCTATGAATGTATCCACATTCAGAGGATGATTTGGAAACTTGGTTCTGGGTGCACGAGTGTTTGTTGGAATAGCCGAGTGTGGACATACAAGCTCGTGTCAGGGTTTGAGAATTATATGCACGTGTGGCCTTTTGAGGGTGTGTACATGAGGGCGGATGTGAATTTGATATATGTAATGTTTGCATTGCGTGTGATTGTGCATGTGGTTCGCTGTCATTGCAGATGTGCATGCATGAGGAAGGGGTATGAATGTGGGAATCAGTGTCGGAGGCATCACTGGTTAACCACAGGCCTTCCCCAGACCTCTGCCATCCCTGCTACATCTCTGCAAGGCTTTCATTCTTCTCTGGCTCTGGGTTTGCCAGTCGGGATTAAGTCTTCTCCTGGGGAGCCTGAGACTCACTGAGCTTGCAGAGGATGAGGTCAGAGATCTGTGACCACCGTGTCTTGTTTACTGATTTATGCACCTTGTTAATACAAGGATGCTACATTGGTTTACATCGGTTCTCCTTGGGCTCCCTAAAGGGAAGAGTTCTCCGGAGCTTGTCTTCCAGGGGCTCTCAGGGAGACTCTCCCTAAAGAATAAAAGTACAACATAAACAGTCCTGGAAAAGCACAGAAGCCAGGCCTCCTTTGCTGTGGTGTTTTCTTAAATCTGCCTCCCATGCATTTGCTGGTTCTCATAGGTTTCTTGCAAAATTACCTTGCCAAACTACCTTCAGATGTCACATGTAGTAGCCATGGAGGTAGACTGCTCAGATCTCCCTTAAAGAAAGGATGTCCTTTTCAGCTGCAAGAGTGTAGTTAGCACACAGCCTTCAGCTGTTGGCGCCTCTGGCTCTGCCTCGGCTTTCCTGCAGAGGCCACACTCCTCCTCCTGGGCAGTCCCCTGTCAATGACAGAGCACGGCAGGGTTACAAGGGCCTGGCCATTTCTTCTCAATGCAGACCTCTGCTGACGGGCAGTCTTTGCTCAGGATCCCCCAGTGGGTCTGACAAATCTTTGAAAGATCTGCCTTGCAGTCTGAGACTCTCTGTCCGACCCATTTTCATCCCTTTTCCTTTCACGTCAGCAGCGTGGATGGTCTGAATACTTTCCCCAATGAATTGTGCTTCTCatcccttttttcttttgagacaggatcttactctgtcccctggactagagtgcagtggcatcagcctagctcacagcaacctcaaactcctgggctcaggtgatcctcctgcctcagcctccctagtagctgggactataggtgtgtgccaccacactcagctaacttttctatttttttgtagagatgtggtctcggtcttgctcaggtttgTGTCAAACTTTGCCATGCCTGGCCCTCCTAtcccttttatctttcttttattatctccTAATAAACCTCTTGCACTCCTGACTCCATCTCTGTGTCTTCTTCCCAGAGGATGCATCACATAACTGAGAGCTGCCTTCTTTCCTGTCCATCCCGTACTAGGAGATAAGGGCTTTTATAGCAGTGCTTAGTGTGCACCGTCACCTGAGGATCTTGTTCAAATGCAGACTCTGAACCCAGGTGGGGCTCAGACTGTATTTTGAACAaacttccaggtgatgctgatgcatCTGTCTACAGaacacactttgagtagcaaccTCATCTCAGGCAAACCCCAAACAATATCTTCCAAGGAATTATTTGCAACCCCTAGACATGTACCCCAGAATGAGATAGATAGAGAGTAGTAATAGGAGGTTTCTTTCAAGTCATAGGACTGGTCCTAGCAGACCACAGGAGGACTTGTGAAGAACCAAAGAGAAAAGGATGTTATAAGCAGTAATTACAAGGAAGGCATTGAAGGgaagaagtggaggaggaggagaaagaatcaTACATACAAACTTTATTGACTATTCCAAAAATATGTATGGAATGCCCGCTATGTGCAAGGCGTTGTTGAAGGTGTTGAAATATACTGACGACTGAGACAGACATATTTCCTAAGCATCTAATAATAAGTGTACattaattgtttaattataattttgaggGGTACATCTAGGATATAGGGTGCAgtgagggtggggggaggctgACCCCATCTGGGTCTGGGGAAGATTTCCTGCAGTGATGATGCGGAAGCCACTATTCCAGGTGGGAGGAAAAGCATGTGCTGAGGccctgggagaggaagggacagggCTGCTTTGAGGAACTGAAAGAAGATAATGTAGTTGGCACAGAGGGCTAAGGCGGGTTCTGTGAGACTGAGAGGGCCGGAGAGGTGGAGGGAAGCCGGATCCTGAGGAACTTTCTAGGTCATGTTTCATGGTCTCCTTAGCAAGATGTAATAAAATCTCCTGTCTTCCACCCA
This Microcebus murinus isolate Inina chromosome 10, M.murinus_Inina_mat1.0, whole genome shotgun sequence DNA region includes the following protein-coding sequences:
- the KCNA5 gene encoding potassium voltage-gated channel subfamily A member 5, with translation MELALVPLENGGAMTVRGGGEARAGCGQATGGELQCPPTAGLNDGPKEPAPTGRGSQRGAEPGGRPLPPLPLPEEPQPRRPPPEAEEEEGDPGLSMAEDQALGAASLHHQRVLINISGLRFETQLGTLAQFPNTLLGDPAKRLRYFDPLRNEYFFDRNRPSFDGILYYYQSGGRLRRPVNVSLDVFADEIRFYQLGDEAMERFREDEGFIKEEEKPLPRNEFQRQVWLIFEYPESSGSARAIAIVSVLVILISIITFCLETLPEFRDERELLRHPPAPPRPPAPAPGANGSGGMAPPSGPTVAPLLPRTLADPFFIVETTCVIWFTFELLVRFFACPSKAEFSRNIMNIIDVVAIFPYFITLGTELAEQQPGGGGGGGQNGQQAMSLAILRVIRLVRVFRIFKLSRHSKGLQILGKTLQASMRELGLLIFFLFIGVILFSSAVYFAEADNQGTHFSSIPDAFWWAVVTMTTVGYGDMRPITVGGKIVGSLCAIAGVLTIALPVPVIVSNFNYFYHRETDHEEQAALKEEQGSQSQGTGLDRGGQRKASWNKGSFCKTGGSLDNADSARRGSCPLEKCNLKAKSNVDLRRSLYALCLDTSRETDL